Proteins found in one Fulvitalea axinellae genomic segment:
- a CDS encoding T9SS type A sorting domain-containing protein: MRKIRILTLIVALGLFALGVKAQRITTFAGDGIDGFAGDGDKANKARLNYPLGVELSPDKTLLYIFDTFGHRIRKVNLQDSIITTIAGIGISGETGDGGLATEAEINTPIRGAFDNAGNLYFAEFWGNKIRKISVDGTITTIAGTGAHSSGPDGGLAIETALFRPADVAVDAQGNIYVAEQDANKVRIIFPNGVISTYAGDGTAASTGDNGPVSQAKVNKPSAVEFGPDGNLYIVEQGGQRIRKVVGGIISTVAGIGSRGYSGDGGSARNAEMNEPSSISFDQTGAFYFSDNENYVVRKVDVTGNISTVAGNGNFGYSGDGGRSGKASLGRPFGLAVLPTGDFFIADGENLRVRKVAYEGRAVPKTDFPNQTVSFGIPDFQLQAITNSPGNLSFSLLNGAGIVELSGTNNGTLKVLNTGEAVIRASIAGTDSWWDDEIDMKLTVEKGVPVITINDAERTFGDQPFVLDGETSIPAELEYELIEGEGIVELLGAYQEVVSIKGAGTARILVTSVEDNNVESSSKEITIVINKAEPTLNFSDLVRTYGDSPFKLLAEASFETPVSFEVVEGQSVVELMGNSMDSLNILNAGTAKIRAFVTGTDDILPIEKEVSLTILKAQPEVHMGRVTKVYGNIPVHLEAFSDSDGSISFEVIEGGDVFALSGSNNSFLGSLKSGTGKLRAYTTETSNYLPADLIVQVTVTRAEPELYNVEDIQMSTLEGPHKTFIVSDSDGKVAFDVISGGDIIKMNGDTVVTLGQGGVARVRASVPKTDKYNALAEEFEVDVTVLLGGIQTANHDNEVRVFPVPSDGLVNVGVDDPQKLDFIKINALTGQEVVYMESGAQDKYQFDLERGVYVLVIKYDDKLVKKTVLVK; this comes from the coding sequence ATGAGAAAAATTAGAATTTTAACCTTGATAGTCGCTTTGGGGCTATTTGCTCTGGGTGTTAAGGCTCAGAGAATCACGACCTTCGCTGGTGACGGGATAGACGGCTTTGCGGGTGACGGAGACAAGGCGAATAAGGCTCGCCTAAACTATCCCTTGGGCGTTGAACTTAGCCCGGACAAGACTCTCCTGTATATTTTTGACACTTTCGGCCACCGTATCCGGAAGGTGAATTTGCAGGACAGCATTATCACCACTATCGCAGGTATTGGCATTTCGGGCGAAACTGGCGATGGTGGTCTTGCGACTGAAGCGGAGATAAACACGCCGATTAGGGGTGCTTTTGACAATGCTGGTAATTTGTATTTCGCCGAATTTTGGGGAAATAAAATAAGGAAGATATCTGTAGACGGCACAATCACGACTATCGCCGGAACTGGAGCGCACTCAAGTGGGCCTGATGGTGGTTTAGCGATTGAAACAGCGCTCTTTCGCCCAGCGGATGTTGCGGTAGATGCGCAGGGTAATATCTATGTTGCGGAGCAGGACGCAAATAAAGTAAGAATCATTTTTCCGAATGGAGTAATCTCCACATATGCGGGAGACGGTACGGCGGCTTCAACGGGTGATAACGGTCCAGTGTCGCAAGCCAAGGTGAATAAGCCGTCCGCTGTAGAGTTCGGCCCGGACGGCAACCTCTATATAGTAGAGCAAGGAGGCCAAAGAATTCGTAAAGTCGTTGGAGGTATAATCTCGACAGTCGCCGGTATCGGAAGTCGCGGTTATAGCGGTGATGGTGGTTCGGCCAGAAATGCTGAGATGAACGAGCCAAGCAGTATTTCTTTCGATCAGACTGGAGCGTTCTATTTCTCTGACAATGAAAATTATGTGGTACGAAAAGTTGATGTCACTGGAAACATATCTACAGTTGCTGGTAATGGGAATTTTGGTTATAGCGGTGATGGCGGCCGTTCCGGAAAAGCGAGTTTAGGTAGGCCTTTTGGTTTGGCGGTATTGCCTACCGGAGACTTTTTTATTGCTGACGGTGAGAATTTGAGAGTCAGAAAAGTGGCTTATGAAGGCCGAGCTGTTCCGAAAACTGACTTTCCGAATCAAACGGTATCTTTCGGTATCCCCGACTTCCAATTGCAAGCGATCACAAACTCTCCAGGAAACTTAAGTTTCTCGCTTTTGAACGGTGCTGGAATTGTGGAGCTCTCAGGAACAAATAACGGAACCCTAAAAGTATTGAATACAGGCGAAGCGGTAATTCGCGCCTCCATAGCCGGTACGGATTCTTGGTGGGATGATGAGATCGATATGAAATTGACTGTTGAGAAAGGGGTTCCTGTGATTACAATCAATGACGCGGAAAGAACCTTCGGTGACCAGCCGTTTGTTTTGGATGGAGAAACAAGTATTCCGGCGGAATTGGAATATGAATTAATCGAAGGGGAAGGCATTGTGGAATTGTTAGGAGCCTACCAAGAAGTTGTGTCCATAAAAGGAGCTGGCACCGCAAGGATTTTGGTGACTTCAGTAGAGGACAATAACGTAGAATCTTCATCAAAAGAAATTACGATCGTTATTAATAAAGCGGAACCGACCTTGAATTTTAGCGATCTTGTCAGAACGTACGGAGACTCACCTTTTAAACTGCTGGCTGAGGCGAGTTTCGAAACACCTGTTTCTTTTGAGGTTGTCGAAGGACAAAGTGTAGTAGAGTTGATGGGAAACAGTATGGATTCCTTGAATATTCTTAATGCGGGAACCGCGAAGATTCGGGCTTTTGTAACAGGAACGGATGACATATTGCCAATTGAGAAAGAGGTATCCCTAACCATTTTGAAAGCCCAGCCCGAAGTGCATATGGGCAGGGTGACAAAAGTATACGGAAATATTCCTGTACATCTAGAGGCGTTCTCTGACTCTGACGGTTCAATCTCGTTTGAAGTAATAGAAGGAGGGGACGTGTTCGCCCTTAGTGGAAGCAACAACAGTTTCTTGGGGTCTCTCAAGTCAGGTACAGGAAAACTGCGGGCATATACTACGGAAACTTCAAATTACTTGCCTGCGGATTTAATTGTTCAAGTGACTGTTACACGTGCTGAGCCTGAGTTGTATAACGTGGAAGATATTCAAATGTCCACTTTGGAAGGGCCTCACAAAACGTTCATAGTTTCTGATTCCGACGGCAAAGTGGCCTTTGATGTTATCTCAGGGGGCGACATTATTAAAATGAATGGTGACACGGTAGTCACGTTAGGCCAAGGAGGAGTGGCGCGTGTTAGGGCAAGTGTACCGAAGACTGATAAGTATAATGCGCTGGCAGAAGAATTTGAGGTAGACGTTACGGTGTTGTTGGGAGGGATCCAAACCGCAAACCATGACAATGAAGTACGTGTGTTTCCTGTTCCTTCCGATGGTTTAGTGAATGTTGGTGTGGATGATCCTCAAAAACTAGACTTTATCAAGATCAACGCTTTGACAGGTCAGGAAGTGGTGTATATGGAATCCGGAGCGCAGGATAAATACCAGTTCGACTTGGAAAGAGGAGTCTATGTGCTGGTTATCAAGTATGATGATAAGCTGGTTAAGAAAACTGTATTAGTGAAATAA
- a CDS encoding discoidin domain-containing protein, translated as MKNIYKFLILITGTLGFLSACSEDEANLNVPGDDNFGLPTLHVINDLSQYWNRDLFGPKNGFVAFLDTANEQYQTISFPAIRNVNSLGKNVWNVFLNTEQNVPYSASDIANLQEFAETGSVCFFAMNNGAKLDNPNGLTEPFGFTFEAGPVGELGGSIKVANGGSFLKLNQPEEWEVLASSSNKPVVAVKTVGGKLVLASGVDLFSGEMPENIQLYKSQMKKIAEGSPTFLSATPINKQDTPASLSTDELNIRANTYVSDLVPGVKDKLDKILPEIAEITQIDKGEGALSIRLIPSEKGAQINSDEIVIGINPETIASDEAGLLVQLGFGAYAWSYGYQENPLSLEALALFTSVKAVEGLGYSGLSERFLDPIISQAKAHPDFQAYDPMTMSAEELGAYPSYLGKGKMLGILAEMESKYGADLVGKYHEKLKNDIPSMFLANPNNLAWVWGDVAEDKDGVLALFENTGYAVNPDLITVPGSYAEAMLDGSGFGISVPSTQQGKPSNIFDGVTSSLWHSSWSNPNPYPHHIDVDMQASHEVAYFRYLPRHNNSDHIAEARFFVSEDGKDWGDPVAYFEWRKPSNKNWKTIYCEKFKKGRFVRLAIYEFRRSNKPRNFSNINELEIHVKQASE; from the coding sequence ATGAAAAATATATATAAGTTTTTAATATTGATAACCGGAACTTTGGGTTTTCTCTCCGCCTGTAGCGAGGATGAGGCGAACCTAAACGTTCCTGGAGATGACAATTTTGGCCTGCCTACATTACATGTGATCAACGATTTGTCGCAGTATTGGAACCGTGACCTGTTTGGTCCGAAAAACGGTTTTGTGGCTTTTCTGGATACGGCGAACGAGCAGTACCAAACGATTTCCTTTCCCGCGATCAGGAATGTGAACAGTCTAGGCAAAAACGTATGGAACGTTTTTCTGAATACCGAGCAGAATGTGCCTTACAGCGCATCCGATATCGCAAACTTACAAGAGTTTGCCGAGACGGGAAGCGTGTGTTTTTTCGCCATGAACAACGGGGCCAAACTGGATAATCCAAATGGATTGACAGAGCCGTTTGGTTTTACGTTCGAAGCCGGGCCTGTAGGTGAGCTGGGAGGTTCCATAAAAGTGGCTAACGGCGGGAGCTTTCTGAAACTGAACCAACCGGAAGAGTGGGAGGTTCTTGCCTCTTCGTCAAACAAACCCGTTGTTGCGGTAAAAACCGTCGGAGGCAAATTGGTGTTGGCCTCCGGAGTAGATCTGTTTTCTGGAGAAATGCCCGAGAATATCCAGCTATACAAATCCCAAATGAAGAAGATCGCTGAAGGGTCACCGACATTCCTGTCCGCTACGCCGATTAACAAACAAGACACTCCAGCGAGCTTGTCCACGGATGAATTAAATATCCGGGCAAATACTTATGTGAGTGATTTGGTCCCGGGCGTAAAGGATAAGCTGGACAAGATCCTTCCGGAAATTGCCGAAATCACGCAAATAGATAAAGGTGAGGGAGCTTTGAGTATTCGCCTGATACCGAGTGAAAAAGGAGCGCAGATTAATTCCGACGAAATCGTGATAGGGATTAATCCCGAAACTATAGCCTCGGATGAGGCAGGGCTTCTGGTTCAGCTTGGTTTCGGAGCCTACGCATGGTCATACGGTTATCAGGAAAATCCGCTCAGTCTGGAAGCTTTGGCATTGTTCACATCCGTAAAGGCGGTGGAGGGCTTGGGGTACTCGGGGCTTAGTGAGCGTTTTCTCGATCCGATTATCAGCCAGGCCAAAGCCCACCCGGATTTTCAGGCTTATGACCCCATGACAATGTCGGCGGAAGAGCTGGGTGCTTACCCAAGCTATTTGGGTAAGGGAAAAATGTTGGGCATCCTTGCCGAGATGGAAAGTAAGTACGGAGCCGATTTGGTGGGGAAATATCATGAAAAGCTCAAAAACGATATTCCTTCCATGTTCTTGGCAAACCCGAATAACCTGGCTTGGGTGTGGGGAGACGTTGCCGAAGATAAGGACGGGGTTCTTGCTTTGTTTGAAAACACCGGTTACGCCGTAAACCCTGACCTTATAACTGTTCCGGGAAGTTACGCCGAAGCGATGTTGGACGGAAGCGGCTTTGGGATCAGCGTTCCGTCGACTCAGCAAGGTAAACCTTCGAACATATTTGACGGGGTAACTAGTTCGTTGTGGCATTCCAGTTGGTCAAACCCTAACCCGTATCCACACCACATTGATGTGGATATGCAAGCGTCTCACGAGGTGGCTTACTTTAGGTATTTGCCAAGGCATAACAATTCCGACCATATTGCCGAAGCCCGTTTTTTTGTTAGCGAAGACGGAAAAGACTGGGGAGATCCTGTCGCTTATTTTGAGTGGAGAAAGCCTTCAAACAAAAATTGGAAGACTATTTATTGCGAGAAATTCAAAAAGGGACGTTTTGTAAGGCTTGCGATTTATGAGTTCAGAAGAAGTAACAAACCTCGAAATTTCTCTAATATAAATGAACTGGAAATACATGTTAAGCAAGCTTCGGAATAA
- a CDS encoding right-handed parallel beta-helix repeat-containing protein, translating into MKRYIYSLFVCLVFASACKDDSADELPEEEFLEVATEIAEGVTDSKAVFKGKVIAKGKSDVQEVGFSYWVQGNLGTRKSVVATYNESNQTFTAEVTKLSSYTDYAYIAYAEDKETKEEGDILNVKTEVADGVVLPQVKATGLDYLSYSKATLGGQLITDGNSEQTTTFFYLWEKGTVNKEKSLEAEFEEGSDKGIAPVKDLKPGTEYAYTMVSINELGTAVSDTVFFLTNAMVYVDLEATGDGDGSSWENAFTSIKEAVESVPSGVQLWIAEGLYTEKGIPLRKGYDWYGGFTGTETALEQRDWMENKTIVGRSKEDYEADPNSNNYQIISSQFKNKHDRAILDGITFQYAHGGHGGVFNCQIGSPQVSNCTFENNRASASGGAMYVRNSASARFFNCVFKNNFAIHEGGAVRTWTTLENVIFDECVFIGNESDRNKGGALFLKQHVSIRNCVIRENTAQAGRGAGIYVESGACPTFIGNNVIEGNLVGGDIAGPGSNGCQP; encoded by the coding sequence ATGAAAAGATATATATACAGCCTGTTTGTATGTCTCGTCTTTGCCTCTGCCTGCAAAGACGATTCGGCCGACGAGCTTCCGGAAGAGGAATTTTTGGAAGTGGCTACCGAAATAGCTGAAGGCGTAACGGATAGCAAAGCCGTTTTCAAAGGAAAAGTTATAGCCAAAGGAAAATCCGACGTGCAGGAAGTCGGCTTCTCATATTGGGTACAGGGAAATTTGGGAACGAGAAAAAGCGTGGTCGCGACGTATAATGAGTCGAATCAGACATTTACGGCCGAAGTGACCAAGCTGAGTTCCTATACCGACTACGCTTATATAGCCTATGCGGAAGATAAGGAAACGAAAGAGGAAGGCGATATCCTGAACGTGAAAACGGAGGTGGCGGACGGAGTTGTGTTGCCGCAAGTAAAAGCCACTGGTTTGGACTATCTGTCATACAGCAAAGCCACGCTGGGCGGACAGCTAATAACTGACGGCAACAGCGAGCAAACGACGACATTCTTTTACCTGTGGGAAAAAGGGACGGTAAACAAAGAAAAATCTCTGGAAGCCGAATTTGAGGAAGGGTCGGACAAAGGGATAGCTCCCGTAAAAGACCTGAAGCCGGGCACCGAATACGCTTACACAATGGTAAGCATAAACGAGCTGGGCACGGCGGTAAGCGACACAGTGTTTTTCTTAACGAACGCCATGGTCTACGTAGACCTCGAAGCTACTGGTGATGGTGACGGCTCTTCGTGGGAAAACGCTTTTACAAGTATAAAAGAGGCGGTAGAGTCAGTGCCCTCCGGAGTTCAGCTGTGGATAGCCGAAGGCCTTTATACGGAAAAAGGCATTCCGTTGCGCAAAGGCTATGATTGGTACGGCGGGTTTACCGGTACCGAAACGGCATTGGAGCAACGTGACTGGATGGAAAACAAAACGATAGTGGGAAGATCGAAAGAGGACTACGAGGCAGATCCCAATTCCAATAACTACCAGATCATATCCAGCCAATTCAAAAACAAGCATGACCGTGCGATCTTGGATGGTATCACTTTCCAATATGCGCATGGCGGACACGGAGGCGTATTCAACTGCCAGATCGGAAGCCCGCAAGTAAGCAATTGCACTTTTGAAAACAACAGGGCAAGTGCTTCAGGAGGAGCCATGTATGTCAGGAACTCGGCAAGCGCTAGGTTCTTTAACTGCGTTTTTAAGAACAATTTTGCGATACATGAAGGAGGAGCTGTTCGAACTTGGACCACACTTGAAAATGTGATTTTTGACGAATGTGTATTTATTGGCAATGAGTCTGACCGGAATAAAGGGGGAGCGCTCTTTCTAAAGCAACATGTATCAATAAGAAATTGCGTAATCAGAGAAAATACAGCGCAAGCAGGAAGGGGAGCTGGAATTTATGTTGAATCCGGAGCATGCCCGACATTCATCGGAAATAACGTGATTGAGGGTAACTTGGTTGGCGGTGATATCGCAGGGCCGGGCTCAAACGGGTGCCAACCTTAA
- a CDS encoding RagB/SusD family nutrient uptake outer membrane protein — protein MKTIDKNIRIGIRALMVALCASLFSCSDFFDPSQDLVQEKEDHYNSLDKVRRATIGAYAKLQDLVESLVVMGDLRSELMTVTYNYDAHLEEIDLHKISDDNPYADPRPFYDVILNCNDLLTNIERSYADPQMTENKQQAFKAEIRTLRAWVYFQMIQRYKTVPVLKEAVDGHFPDYQPREYNMVDMVNWLIKETEWAMEQPFLDWKLFDKDGKEVSQPWRLTRINRRALLGELYLSSGNYQKAADLFYDCIIVDGGGADELRLKCSEPTGRSKWKDLWKAVTLDDHASSLGHLTAVPFDKSKHQTNNLLSLFSNATVNKYLLKPTARSVANWEGQELKGTTFLNRDIYRGFGASYSVFNQDTIVMKYLTGKSTYRDDAVYPIYRAADLHLLYAEAINRAGKPEVALEVINESLEGSPETAGIRGRVSLQPLDLLDLRDKYPHLSSDIEIVEMALLEERALEFAFEGRRWNDLVRFATRAGKPEWLAETVAQKYKGIDDKKADELRSKLMTPSNWKLEIQTENSDN, from the coding sequence ATGAAAACCATAGACAAAAATATAAGAATAGGCATAAGGGCGTTAATGGTGGCGCTTTGCGCTTCGCTGTTTTCATGTTCGGATTTTTTCGATCCTTCGCAGGATTTGGTTCAGGAAAAAGAAGACCACTATAATTCGCTTGACAAAGTTCGTCGGGCCACGATCGGCGCTTATGCCAAATTACAGGATTTGGTGGAGTCGTTGGTGGTGATGGGCGACTTGCGCTCCGAGCTGATGACGGTCACCTACAATTACGACGCCCATCTTGAGGAAATCGATTTGCACAAAATTTCGGATGACAATCCTTATGCGGATCCCCGTCCGTTTTATGATGTTATTCTGAATTGTAACGACCTGCTTACCAATATCGAGCGTTCGTATGCCGATCCGCAGATGACGGAGAATAAACAGCAGGCCTTTAAGGCGGAGATCAGGACGCTTCGGGCTTGGGTTTATTTCCAAATGATCCAGCGTTACAAAACGGTTCCAGTGCTTAAAGAAGCCGTTGACGGACATTTTCCCGATTATCAGCCCAGAGAATACAATATGGTGGATATGGTCAATTGGCTGATCAAAGAAACCGAATGGGCTATGGAACAGCCGTTTTTGGACTGGAAATTATTCGATAAGGACGGCAAGGAAGTGAGCCAGCCATGGCGTTTGACTCGCATCAACAGGCGGGCGCTTTTGGGAGAGCTTTACCTTTCGTCGGGCAATTATCAGAAAGCGGCGGACTTGTTTTACGACTGCATCATAGTAGACGGTGGCGGAGCCGACGAGCTGAGGCTTAAATGTTCGGAACCTACCGGCCGGAGTAAATGGAAAGACTTGTGGAAAGCCGTGACTTTGGACGATCACGCTTCTTCATTGGGGCACCTTACCGCCGTTCCGTTCGATAAGTCAAAACACCAGACCAACAATTTGTTGTCTCTGTTTTCCAATGCTACGGTTAATAAATACCTGTTAAAACCTACCGCCCGATCGGTTGCGAATTGGGAAGGTCAGGAGCTGAAAGGAACCACTTTTTTGAATAGGGATATTTATAGAGGTTTCGGGGCTTCCTACTCTGTTTTCAATCAGGATACGATAGTGATGAAATATCTGACGGGAAAATCCACTTACAGGGACGACGCCGTGTATCCGATTTACCGCGCCGCCGATCTTCATTTATTATACGCAGAAGCGATAAACCGTGCGGGCAAGCCGGAAGTCGCTTTGGAAGTGATAAACGAGAGCTTGGAAGGTTCTCCGGAAACGGCCGGTATCCGAGGACGGGTTTCCCTTCAGCCATTGGACCTTCTGGATTTGAGGGACAAGTATCCGCACCTGAGCAGTGATATTGAGATTGTGGAAATGGCGCTGCTCGAAGAGCGGGCTTTGGAATTCGCTTTTGAAGGCCGTCGTTGGAACGATTTGGTCCGCTTCGCCACAAGGGCCGGCAAGCCGGAATGGTTGGCCGAAACTGTGGCCCAGAAGTACAAAGGTATTGACGACAAAAAGGCGGACGAGCTGAGAAGTAAGCTGATGACTCCGTCAAACTGGAAATTGGAAATCCAAACTGAAAACTCTGATAACTAA
- a CDS encoding SusC/RagA family TonB-linked outer membrane protein produces the protein MKHISINIFLMTVLALFNLAHAQDKVTGTVKDANGDATLEGVVVNLIGSQGVSTFTDRNGFYELPISSKNEVALEFAFADYQTKRVYIHGRSTVNVSMIGETASNREAFVKTPFGEKLRRDISGSSVTLTKEQIQRRGYQTIESALQGMVPGLLVTSRSGVSAGGGTMSVRGASAITTNSQPLVVVDGVIYETRFGDQTAIEGYSYNPLVSISVRDIEQVTVVKDGTASLYGSLGGNGVIYIYTSESNVKKTKVDFSASFGVSMAPERERVLDASSFQSYALEQTISRGFSYDKIEEVYPFLVNRAEGVEKYRYGQDTDWQDEVFQTGMLSRYSANIQGGDEITTYNFSVGYANNEDVVKNTDFESFDILMNARMRLLSNLTVRPTVALTKINSNLRPQGPNETISPTSAALFKSPLMGVNQRSEKGVALPFFDEYGAFGMSNPAALVESGEGVHENFRLRAGVQSDLEITGALGASVVLMTDLMNTKESSFVPSVGGVPQLGGGARSLMQNAQKSFFSILSDANLHYKDLFSEKHRITATAGVRVKISDLKDELATDVNSASDKFTVVGRGDGSYRKLAPVNGKWNMLSLYGNAGYAYLDKYYLDFGLSVDGSSKFSTENRYAYFPSVSGAWRVSSESFMRGLTFVDDFKIRASYGYTGNEDIGYYSSRFYYVGLPYFNISGLERGGIPSTDLKWEVSKQLNVGLDLALFDNRVKATVDVYQTRTNDLLTVERLDKYYGTDLLLSNAGSVENKGVEVGLNVEVLRTKDMYLDLGATLATNRNEVVELGKNAIYDNRNGSHLITEIQGGEIITQVGESVNGFFGYKSNGVIKTTQEAEALGLRDRYGNAFGPGDIAFADLNNDKIIDESDRMRLGSSMPDLFGSFSANFRYKKLTVGLLVDYVYGNEVFNQQRQGLESMTNYYNQSESVNRRWRSEGQETDIPKATYGDPMGNGRFSDRWIEDGSFIRLKNVTVSYDFDVRNKVFRNLSAYVTANNLVTFSDYLGASPDVSYGNMLMMRGVDYGQYPPLRSFLVGVKLGI, from the coding sequence ATGAAACATATTTCCATAAATATATTTTTGATGACCGTGCTGGCCTTGTTTAATCTGGCGCATGCCCAAGACAAGGTAACGGGAACGGTCAAGGACGCCAACGGCGACGCCACTCTGGAAGGGGTGGTCGTGAACCTGATTGGCAGTCAGGGCGTATCGACGTTTACGGACCGGAACGGCTTCTACGAGTTGCCGATTTCTTCGAAAAACGAAGTGGCCTTGGAATTCGCCTTCGCGGATTATCAGACAAAAAGGGTATACATTCACGGGCGGTCCACCGTCAACGTTTCGATGATCGGCGAGACGGCGAGTAACCGTGAGGCTTTTGTTAAAACCCCTTTTGGCGAGAAGCTAAGACGCGATATCAGTGGCTCTTCCGTGACATTGACTAAAGAGCAGATCCAGCGCCGTGGATATCAGACCATCGAAAGCGCTTTGCAGGGCATGGTGCCCGGGCTCTTGGTCACCAGCCGTTCGGGCGTTTCGGCCGGGGGCGGTACGATGTCCGTTCGAGGCGCTTCGGCTATCACTACCAATTCGCAACCGCTGGTTGTGGTTGACGGCGTGATTTACGAGACCCGTTTCGGCGATCAGACGGCCATCGAAGGTTACAGCTATAATCCGTTGGTAAGTATCAGCGTCCGTGACATCGAGCAAGTGACGGTGGTAAAAGACGGAACGGCGTCTTTGTACGGATCGTTAGGCGGTAACGGAGTGATTTACATCTACACTTCCGAAAGCAATGTGAAGAAAACCAAGGTGGATTTCAGCGCCAGTTTCGGGGTTTCTATGGCTCCGGAAAGAGAAAGGGTGCTGGACGCTTCGAGTTTTCAGTCTTACGCTCTCGAACAGACAATCAGCAGGGGTTTTTCTTACGACAAAATCGAGGAAGTCTATCCGTTTTTGGTCAATAGGGCCGAAGGGGTCGAGAAATACCGTTACGGACAGGATACCGATTGGCAGGACGAAGTTTTCCAGACGGGAATGTTGAGTCGTTATTCTGCGAATATTCAGGGTGGAGACGAAATCACTACTTACAATTTCTCCGTCGGCTACGCCAATAATGAGGATGTGGTGAAAAATACGGACTTCGAGTCTTTCGATATTTTGATGAATGCCAGAATGCGGTTGTTGAGCAATCTTACGGTTCGTCCTACTGTGGCTTTGACCAAAATCAATTCGAATCTCAGGCCACAAGGTCCAAACGAAACCATTAGCCCGACTTCCGCAGCCTTGTTCAAATCGCCTTTGATGGGAGTGAACCAGCGAAGCGAAAAAGGTGTGGCTTTGCCATTTTTTGACGAGTACGGCGCTTTTGGAATGAGTAATCCGGCGGCTTTGGTAGAAAGTGGCGAAGGTGTTCACGAGAATTTCCGCCTGCGGGCCGGAGTTCAGTCCGATTTGGAAATCACCGGCGCTCTCGGGGCCTCGGTGGTCTTGATGACGGATTTGATGAATACCAAAGAGTCGTCGTTTGTGCCGAGCGTGGGCGGTGTTCCGCAGTTGGGCGGAGGAGCCAGAAGCCTGATGCAAAACGCCCAGAAGAGCTTTTTTTCAATCCTTTCCGATGCCAATCTGCATTATAAAGATCTCTTCTCTGAGAAACATAGGATTACGGCGACGGCGGGCGTAAGGGTAAAGATTTCCGATCTCAAAGACGAACTGGCGACTGATGTAAATTCGGCTTCCGACAAATTCACGGTTGTGGGCAGGGGAGACGGATCTTACAGAAAGCTGGCTCCGGTGAACGGAAAATGGAATATGCTGTCCCTTTACGGAAACGCCGGTTACGCTTATCTGGACAAATACTATCTCGATTTCGGCTTGTCGGTGGACGGAAGTTCGAAGTTTTCTACGGAAAACCGTTACGCTTATTTCCCTTCCGTTTCCGGTGCTTGGAGGGTTTCTTCCGAATCCTTTATGCGAGGGTTGACCTTTGTCGATGACTTTAAAATCAGGGCCAGTTATGGTTATACCGGCAATGAGGATATCGGATATTATTCTTCAAGGTTCTACTATGTCGGATTGCCTTATTTCAATATTTCAGGATTGGAGAGAGGCGGAATTCCAAGTACGGATTTGAAATGGGAAGTAAGCAAACAGCTCAATGTAGGGTTGGACTTGGCTTTGTTCGACAATCGAGTGAAAGCCACTGTCGATGTTTACCAAACCCGGACAAACGACCTGCTTACGGTCGAGCGATTGGACAAGTATTATGGAACGGATTTATTGCTGAGCAATGCAGGTTCTGTCGAAAACAAAGGCGTGGAGGTTGGCCTGAACGTGGAGGTCCTTCGGACAAAAGATATGTATTTGGACCTGGGAGCGACATTGGCGACCAATCGCAACGAAGTGGTGGAACTCGGTAAAAACGCCATTTACGATAATAGGAACGGATCGCATTTGATTACCGAAATCCAGGGCGGAGAGATTATCACCCAAGTGGGAGAGTCGGTAAACGGATTTTTTGGATATAAATCCAACGGTGTGATCAAAACCACGCAGGAAGCCGAAGCGCTCGGGTTGAGAGACCGCTACGGAAACGCTTTTGGACCGGGGGATATCGCTTTCGCCGATTTGAACAATGACAAGATTATTGACGAAAGCGACCGAATGCGACTCGGCAGTAGCATGCCTGATTTATTCGGGTCTTTCTCGGCGAATTTCCGCTACAAGAAACTCACCGTCGGTCTGTTGGTCGATTACGTGTACGGAAACGAGGTGTTTAACCAACAGCGCCAAGGCTTGGAGTCGATGACGAATTACTACAACCAGAGCGAGTCCGTTAATCGTCGTTGGCGGAGCGAGGGGCAGGAAACAGACATTCCGAAGGCCACTTACGGAGACCCGATGGGCAACGGCCGTTTTTCTGACCGCTGGATCGAGGACGGTTCTTTTATCCGCCTGAAAAACGTTACGGTTTCATACGATTTCGACGTGCGCAACAAAGTGTTCAGAAACCTGAGCGCTTATGTCACGGCCAACAACTTGGTGACATTCTCGGATTATCTCGGCGCTTCGCCGGATGTTTCTTACGGCAATATGCTGATGATGCGGGGTGTCGACTACGGGCAATATCCGCCGTTGAGGTCATTTTTGGTTGGGGTTAAGTTGGGAATCTAA